A single window of Alosa alosa isolate M-15738 ecotype Scorff River chromosome 11, AALO_Geno_1.1, whole genome shotgun sequence DNA harbors:
- the LOC125303659 gene encoding pro-neuregulin-4, membrane-bound isoform-like yields MMADHGDPCDPSEASFCMNGGSCYKIPSVSTPTCRCIDNYKGSRCEQFLLESRSSTESGIIAAVVIMVLLIVVMLAVIIYYTCKLKRSKEQNQPTREQYWKVQHREPRV; encoded by the exons ATGATGGCCG ATCATGGAGACCCATGTGATCCATCTGAAGCCTCTTTTTGCATGAATGGGGGATCATGCTACAAGATCCCCTCTGTCTCCACCCCCACCTGTCG GTGCATTGATAACTACAAGGGCAGCCGATGTGAGCAGTTCCTGCTGGAGTCTAGGAGCAGCACCGAGTCTGGCATAATCGCAGCAGTGGTCATCATGGTCTTGCTCATCGTGGTGATGCTGGCTGTGATCATCTACTACACCTGCAA GCTGAAGAGGAGTAAAGAACAAAATCAGCCAACCAGAGAACAGTACTGGAAGGTCCAGCACAGGGAGCCAAGAGTATGA